One Vespa velutina chromosome 9, iVesVel2.1, whole genome shotgun sequence DNA segment encodes these proteins:
- the LOC124951642 gene encoding phosphatidate phosphatase LPIN2 isoform X3, translating to MYSMNYIGKFISNFRDFYNEINAATLTGAIDVVVVEQADGSFTCSPFHVRFGKLGVLRSREKVVDIEINGEPRQIHMKLGDSGEAFFVEEVSSSGSPTDTEIPPHLACSPIPDDNCFPSNRFNPLSDLPQEQRDKILIDSVLSIEREKWEQMSALPPEERERFLIEQFSDLPAEHREKWLQIASLTLEERDEMFKQSFGTISTLQKQQMIREQYSALKLEEKERLFKENFPELPAEQRHKFEKALLSDWKQKDDEKWENKSNILKTDEEEIFDMDGINDDDSQPIASVPKSFVAVTSEDKIRKISVVKNDFIPISNDSQDNDKGKSSYESNSCLNKQRIRKIGVVSNDFIPIMDDSQRSSKEKSSDESNSSSNKKLSRDETGEESKMNNSTKRKRKRKSIMRKKGSQRKTSNGSSSQTEMSETDITATEESHCESTLKGPSPVVEIDTKDSPGLLTSEEILEKRPETDFHFFSDTEITKNQDSRPCSPVQSDTEFEMRKITQEGSEQEDDKAHQQSWKWGELPSPPPDSTHPSHRNSVNSSIVTPKSNDTEAHRSMLSGMFSFMKKTSRVRHNPESEGIYLSDLNADELDPEVAALYFPSSHRGATVVKDAKVVDEEDTESGNGPSIPQSPNSVEGAIGGPKSLDSDFEEPKNSVFDSNFEISLSLCGGLDSENGPSKEAFHQNLLHYEDICSDPKLYDNPNLVVKINNKYYNWTTACPIVMTYAVFQRHLPQNAIENIYAQYMPLLIHGDKKQQSTGKAEGRTGYSSWFSWGRSTTQPKKSQEINQVDGPLIGEHSEQAIECKETNVIEEIPSAEINTDLKTDQISTIISETMETRELRNTPTDNLITKTEKSCEREGEGYSGSEDSDSNQNDMQGVKIPIERRPYYESTEKYRKTLRLSSEQIASLNLKEGPNEVVFSVTTAYQGTTRCKCHIYRWRWDDKIVISDIDGTITKSDVLGHILPIVGKDWAQSGVAQLFTKIKNNGYKLLYLSARAIGQAKVTREYLKSIRQGDLSLPEGPLLLNPTSLISAFHREVIEKKPEEFKISCLSDIQALFPDGSKPFYAGYGNRINDVWAYRAVGIPIMRIFTINHRGELKHELTQTFQSSYACQCDIVNELFPPLPRSNVQ from the exons ATGTACAGTATGAACTACATCGGGAAATTTATTAGTAATTTTCGTGACTTTTACAATGAAATCAATGCTGCAACACTCACTGGTGCGATtgacgttgtcgtcgtcgaacAAGCGGATGGATCTTTTACCTGTTCACCGTTTCACGTTCGCTTCGGCAAACTTGGCGTTCTTCgttcgagagagaaagtg gTGGACATTGAAATAAATGGAGAACCAAGACAAATCCATATGAAACTGGGAGATTCTGGTGAAGCTTTTTTTGTCGAAGAAGTGAGTTCAAGCGGTTCACCTACTGACACAGAAATTCCACCTCACTTGGCTTGCTCGCCAATTCCCGATGACAACTGTTTTCCATCAAATAGATTTAATCCATTATCTGATCTTCCCCAAGAGCAGAGGGACAAGATACTCATAGATTCAGTTCTATCAATAGAGCGAGAAAAATGGGAGCAAATGTCTGCTTTGCCAcctgaagaaagagagagattcttaATTGAACAATTTTCTGATCTTCCTGCAGAACATCGTGAAAAATGGCTTCAAATTGCATCTTTGACACTGGAGGAACGAGatgaaatgtttaaacaaagTTTTGGTACTATATCTACTTTGCAAAAACAACAGATGATTCGTGAGCAATATTCCGCTTTAAAgttagaagaaaaggaaagattgtTTAAGGAAAACTTTCCGGAACTTCCTGCAGAACAAAGGCACAAGTTTGAGAAAGCATTATTAAGTGACTGGAAACAAAAGGATGATGAAAAATGGGAGAAcaaatctaatatattaaagactgacgaagaagaaatttttgatatGGATGGTATCAATGATGATGATTCACAACCTATAGCATCTGTACCAAAATCCTTTGTAGCTGTTACATCTGAGGATAAAATTCGTAAAATCAGTGTTGTAAAGAATGACTTTATACCTATATCTAATGACTCGCAGGATAATGACAAAGGAAAATCAAGTTATGAATCAAATTCATGTCTTAATAAGCAGAGGATTCGTAAAATTGGTGTTGTTTCTAATGACTTTATTCCTATAATGGATGATTCACAGAGAAGCAGTAAAGAAAAGTCAAGTGACGAATCAAACTCATCTTCGAATAAGAAACTCTCAAGAGATGAAACTGGCGAAGAAtctaaaatgaataattctactaagagaaagagaaagaggaagagcatcatgagaaagaagggatcgcaaagaaaaacaagtaaTGGTAGCAGCAGTCAAACTGAAATGAGTGAAACTGACATAACTGCTACAGAAGAATCTCATTGTGAATCT ACATTAAAGGGACCAAGTCCAGTAGTAGAAATTGATACAAAGGACTCTCCAGGACTTTTAACTTCTGAAGAAATTTTGGAAAAACGTCCAGAAactgattttcattttttcagtGATACAGAAATTACAAA GAACCAAGATTCTAGGCCATGTTCACCCGTACAGTCAGATACAGAATTTGAAATGCGTAAAATCACGCAAGAAGGTAGTGAACAAGAAGATGATAAAGCTCATCAACAAAGTTGGAAATGGGGCGAATTACCTAGTCCACCACCTGATTCCACTCATCCATCTCATAGGAATTCAGTAAATTCTTCGATTGTAACCCCTAAATCCAATGATA CAGAGGCACACCGTTCTATGCTCAGTGGTATGTTCTCATTTATGAAGAAGACCTCTCGTGTGAGGCATAATCCAGAATCAGAAGGAATATATCTTAGTGATTTAAATGCTGATGAATTGGATCCTGAAGTTGCTGCTCTATATTTCCCCTCATCTCATCGTGGAGCAACAGTGGTAAAAG ATGCAAAAGTAGTAGATGAAGAAGACACTGAATCTGGTAATGGACCAAGTATTCCTCAGAGCCCTAATAGCGTTGAAGGAGCTATTGGCGGGCCAAAGTCGTTAGACAGTGATTTTGAAGAACCTAAAAATTCTGTATTTGACAGTAATTTTGAAATTAGCCTTTCTTTGTGCGGTGGTTTGGATAGCGAAAATGGTCCATCCAAAGAGGCATTTCACCAGAATTTACTTCATTATGAAGATATTTGCTCCGATccaaaattatatgataatccTAATTTGGtggtgaaaataaataataaatattataattggaCTACAGCGTGTCCAATTGTTATGACATATGCTGTCTTTCAAAGACATCTACCGCAGAATgctatagaaaatatatatgcgcAATACATGCCATTACTAATACATGGAGACAAAAAACAGCAAAGTACTGGAAAGGCTGAAGGTCGCACTGGTTACAGTTCATGGTTTTCATGGGGAAGATCTACTACTCAACCTAAAAAATCGCAGGAAATAAATCAAG TTGATGGACCATTAATTGGAGAACATTCTGAACAAGCAATTGAATGTAAAGAAACGAATGTGATAGAAGAAATACCATCTGCAGAAAT tAACACTGATCTTAAGACTGATCAAATCTCAACGATTATTTCTGAAACTATGGAAACACGTGAATTAAGAAATACACCTACTGATAATTTGATCACGAAGACTGAGAAATCATGTGAAAGAGAAGGCGAAGGATACAGCGGTAGTGAAGATTCCGATAGCAATCAAAATGATATGCAAGGTGTTAAAATACCAATAGAAAGAAGACCGTATTATGAGTCTactgaaaaatatcgaaaaactTTAAGACTGTCATCTGAACAGATT gcGAGTTTGAATTTAAAAGAGGGCCCTAATGAGGTAGTGTTCAGTGTTACGACTGCTTATCAAGGTACTACTCGTTGTAAATGTCACATCTATAGATGGAGATGGGatgataaaattgttatatcaGACATTGATGGCACTATTACAAAGTCTGACGTTCTTGGTCACATTTTACCAATAGTTGGCAAGGATTGGGCTCAGTCTGGAGTTGCTCAATTATTTACCAAGATTAAAAACAATGGTTATAAGTTATTGTATCTCTCAGCAAGAGCAATAGGTCAGGCTAAAGTCAcaagagaatatttaaaaagtataaggCAAGGAGATTTATCTCTTCCTGAGGGTCCTTTGCTTTTAAATCCGACCAGTTTAATTTCTGCATTCCATCGAGAAGTTATCGAAAAGAAACCggaagaatttaaaatatcttgtCTCAGTGATATTCAAGCACTATTTCCAGATGGCTCTAAACCATTCTATGCCGGTTATGGTAACCGTATTAAT gATGTTTGGGCATATAGAGCTGTAGGCATTCCTATTATGAGAATTTTTACCATAAACCATAGAGGAGAACTGAAACACGAATTGACACAAACATTCCAATCCTC CTACGCGTGTCAGTGCGATATCGTCAATGAGTTGTTCCCACCACTGCCCAGGTCAAACGTCCAATGA
- the LOC124951642 gene encoding phosphatidate phosphatase LPIN2 isoform X2: MYSMNYIGKFISNFRDFYNEINAATLTGAIDVVVVEQADGSFTCSPFHVRFGKLGVLRSREKVVDIEINGEPRQIHMKLGDSGEAFFVEEVSSSGSPTDTEIPPHLACSPIPDDNCFPSNRFNPLSDLPQEQRDKILIDSVLSIEREKWEQMSALPPEERERFLIEQFSDLPAEHREKWLQIASLTLEERDEMFKQSFGTISTLQKQQMIREQYSALKLEEKERLFKENFPELPAEQRHKFEKALLSDWKQKDDEKWENKSNILKTDEEEIFDMDGINDDDSQPIASVPKSFVAVTSEDKIRKISVVKNDFIPISNDSQDNDKGKSSYESNSCLNKQRIRKIGVVSNDFIPIMDDSQRSSKEKSSDESNSSSNKKLSRDETGEESKMNNSTKRKRKRKSIMRKKGSQRKTSNGSSSQTEMSETDITATEESHCESTLKGPSPVVEIDTKDSPGLLTSEEILEKRPETDFHFFSDTEITKNQDSRPCSPVQSDTEFEMRKITQEGSEQEDDKAHQQSWKWGELPSPPPDSTHPSHRNSVNSSIVTPKSNDKAHRSMLSGMFSFMKKTSRVRHNPESEGIYLSDLNADELDPEVAALYFPSSHRGATVVKDAKVVDEEDTESGNGPSIPQSPNSVEGAIGGPKSLDSDFEEPKNSVFDSNFEISLSLCGGLDSENGPSKEAFHQNLLHYEDICSDPKLYDNPNLVVKINNKYYNWTTACPIVMTYAVFQRHLPQNAIENIYAQYMPLLIHGDKKQQSTGKAEGRTGYSSWFSWGRSTTQPKKSQEINQVDGPLIGEHSEQAIECKETNVIEEIPSAEINTDLKTDQISTIISETMETRELRNTPTDNLITKTEKSCEREGEGYSGSEDSDSNQNDMQGVKIPIERRPYYESTEKYRKTLRLSSEQIASLNLKEGPNEVVFSVTTAYQGTTRCKCHIYRWRWDDKIVISDIDGTITKSDVLGHILPIVGKDWAQSGVAQLFTKIKNNGYKLLYLSARAIGQAKVTREYLKSIRQGDLSLPEGPLLLNPTSLISAFHREVIEKKPEEFKISCLSDIQALFPDGSKPFYAGYGNRINDVWAYRAVGIPIMRIFTINHRGELKHELTQTFQSSYSNMSVIVDHLFPAWREEAADEFSNFAYWREPILELPKLEAHFMQSQMV, translated from the exons ATGTACAGTATGAACTACATCGGGAAATTTATTAGTAATTTTCGTGACTTTTACAATGAAATCAATGCTGCAACACTCACTGGTGCGATtgacgttgtcgtcgtcgaacAAGCGGATGGATCTTTTACCTGTTCACCGTTTCACGTTCGCTTCGGCAAACTTGGCGTTCTTCgttcgagagagaaagtg gTGGACATTGAAATAAATGGAGAACCAAGACAAATCCATATGAAACTGGGAGATTCTGGTGAAGCTTTTTTTGTCGAAGAAGTGAGTTCAAGCGGTTCACCTACTGACACAGAAATTCCACCTCACTTGGCTTGCTCGCCAATTCCCGATGACAACTGTTTTCCATCAAATAGATTTAATCCATTATCTGATCTTCCCCAAGAGCAGAGGGACAAGATACTCATAGATTCAGTTCTATCAATAGAGCGAGAAAAATGGGAGCAAATGTCTGCTTTGCCAcctgaagaaagagagagattcttaATTGAACAATTTTCTGATCTTCCTGCAGAACATCGTGAAAAATGGCTTCAAATTGCATCTTTGACACTGGAGGAACGAGatgaaatgtttaaacaaagTTTTGGTACTATATCTACTTTGCAAAAACAACAGATGATTCGTGAGCAATATTCCGCTTTAAAgttagaagaaaaggaaagattgtTTAAGGAAAACTTTCCGGAACTTCCTGCAGAACAAAGGCACAAGTTTGAGAAAGCATTATTAAGTGACTGGAAACAAAAGGATGATGAAAAATGGGAGAAcaaatctaatatattaaagactgacgaagaagaaatttttgatatGGATGGTATCAATGATGATGATTCACAACCTATAGCATCTGTACCAAAATCCTTTGTAGCTGTTACATCTGAGGATAAAATTCGTAAAATCAGTGTTGTAAAGAATGACTTTATACCTATATCTAATGACTCGCAGGATAATGACAAAGGAAAATCAAGTTATGAATCAAATTCATGTCTTAATAAGCAGAGGATTCGTAAAATTGGTGTTGTTTCTAATGACTTTATTCCTATAATGGATGATTCACAGAGAAGCAGTAAAGAAAAGTCAAGTGACGAATCAAACTCATCTTCGAATAAGAAACTCTCAAGAGATGAAACTGGCGAAGAAtctaaaatgaataattctactaagagaaagagaaagaggaagagcatcatgagaaagaagggatcgcaaagaaaaacaagtaaTGGTAGCAGCAGTCAAACTGAAATGAGTGAAACTGACATAACTGCTACAGAAGAATCTCATTGTGAATCT ACATTAAAGGGACCAAGTCCAGTAGTAGAAATTGATACAAAGGACTCTCCAGGACTTTTAACTTCTGAAGAAATTTTGGAAAAACGTCCAGAAactgattttcattttttcagtGATACAGAAATTACAAA GAACCAAGATTCTAGGCCATGTTCACCCGTACAGTCAGATACAGAATTTGAAATGCGTAAAATCACGCAAGAAGGTAGTGAACAAGAAGATGATAAAGCTCATCAACAAAGTTGGAAATGGGGCGAATTACCTAGTCCACCACCTGATTCCACTCATCCATCTCATAGGAATTCAGTAAATTCTTCGATTGTAACCCCTAAATCCAATGATA AGGCACACCGTTCTATGCTCAGTGGTATGTTCTCATTTATGAAGAAGACCTCTCGTGTGAGGCATAATCCAGAATCAGAAGGAATATATCTTAGTGATTTAAATGCTGATGAATTGGATCCTGAAGTTGCTGCTCTATATTTCCCCTCATCTCATCGTGGAGCAACAGTGGTAAAAG ATGCAAAAGTAGTAGATGAAGAAGACACTGAATCTGGTAATGGACCAAGTATTCCTCAGAGCCCTAATAGCGTTGAAGGAGCTATTGGCGGGCCAAAGTCGTTAGACAGTGATTTTGAAGAACCTAAAAATTCTGTATTTGACAGTAATTTTGAAATTAGCCTTTCTTTGTGCGGTGGTTTGGATAGCGAAAATGGTCCATCCAAAGAGGCATTTCACCAGAATTTACTTCATTATGAAGATATTTGCTCCGATccaaaattatatgataatccTAATTTGGtggtgaaaataaataataaatattataattggaCTACAGCGTGTCCAATTGTTATGACATATGCTGTCTTTCAAAGACATCTACCGCAGAATgctatagaaaatatatatgcgcAATACATGCCATTACTAATACATGGAGACAAAAAACAGCAAAGTACTGGAAAGGCTGAAGGTCGCACTGGTTACAGTTCATGGTTTTCATGGGGAAGATCTACTACTCAACCTAAAAAATCGCAGGAAATAAATCAAG TTGATGGACCATTAATTGGAGAACATTCTGAACAAGCAATTGAATGTAAAGAAACGAATGTGATAGAAGAAATACCATCTGCAGAAAT tAACACTGATCTTAAGACTGATCAAATCTCAACGATTATTTCTGAAACTATGGAAACACGTGAATTAAGAAATACACCTACTGATAATTTGATCACGAAGACTGAGAAATCATGTGAAAGAGAAGGCGAAGGATACAGCGGTAGTGAAGATTCCGATAGCAATCAAAATGATATGCAAGGTGTTAAAATACCAATAGAAAGAAGACCGTATTATGAGTCTactgaaaaatatcgaaaaactTTAAGACTGTCATCTGAACAGATT gcGAGTTTGAATTTAAAAGAGGGCCCTAATGAGGTAGTGTTCAGTGTTACGACTGCTTATCAAGGTACTACTCGTTGTAAATGTCACATCTATAGATGGAGATGGGatgataaaattgttatatcaGACATTGATGGCACTATTACAAAGTCTGACGTTCTTGGTCACATTTTACCAATAGTTGGCAAGGATTGGGCTCAGTCTGGAGTTGCTCAATTATTTACCAAGATTAAAAACAATGGTTATAAGTTATTGTATCTCTCAGCAAGAGCAATAGGTCAGGCTAAAGTCAcaagagaatatttaaaaagtataaggCAAGGAGATTTATCTCTTCCTGAGGGTCCTTTGCTTTTAAATCCGACCAGTTTAATTTCTGCATTCCATCGAGAAGTTATCGAAAAGAAACCggaagaatttaaaatatcttgtCTCAGTGATATTCAAGCACTATTTCCAGATGGCTCTAAACCATTCTATGCCGGTTATGGTAACCGTATTAAT gATGTTTGGGCATATAGAGCTGTAGGCATTCCTATTATGAGAATTTTTACCATAAACCATAGAGGAGAACTGAAACACGAATTGACACAAACATTCCAATCCTC ATATTCGAATATGAGCGTCATAGTAGATCATCTCTTCCCAGCTTGGCGTGAGGAAGCTGCAGATGAATTCAGTAACTTTGCATATTGGAGAGAACCAATTCTTGAATTACCTAAGCTTGAAGCCCACTTTATGCAGAGTCAGATGGTTTAA
- the LOC124951642 gene encoding phosphatidate phosphatase LPIN2 isoform X4, with the protein MYSMNYIGKFISNFRDFYNEINAATLTGAIDVVVVEQADGSFTCSPFHVRFGKLGVLRSREKVVDIEINGEPRQIHMKLGDSGEAFFVEEVSSSGSPTDTEIPPHLACSPIPDDNCFPSNRFNPLSDLPQEQRDKILIDSVLSIEREKWEQMSALPPEERERFLIEQFSDLPAEHREKWLQIASLTLEERDEMFKQSFGTISTLQKQQMIREQYSALKLEEKERLFKENFPELPAEQRHKFEKALLSDWKQKDDEKWENKSNILKTDEEEIFDMDGINDDDSQPIASVPKSFVAVTSEDKIRKISVVKNDFIPISNDSQDNDKGKSSYESNSCLNKQRIRKIGVVSNDFIPIMDDSQRSSKEKSSDESNSSSNKKLSRDETGEESKMNNSTKRKRKRKSIMRKKGSQRKTSNGSSSQTEMSETDITATEESHCESTLKGPSPVVEIDTKDSPGLLTSEEILEKRPETDFHFFSDTEITKNQDSRPCSPVQSDTEFEMRKITQEGSEQEDDKAHQQSWKWGELPSPPPDSTHPSHRNSVNSSIVTPKSNDNAKVVDEEDTESGNGPSIPQSPNSVEGAIGGPKSLDSDFEEPKNSVFDSNFEISLSLCGGLDSENGPSKEAFHQNLLHYEDICSDPKLYDNPNLVVKINNKYYNWTTACPIVMTYAVFQRHLPQNAIENIYAQYMPLLIHGDKKQQSTGKAEGRTGYSSWFSWGRSTTQPKKSQEINQVDGPLIGEHSEQAIECKETNVIEEIPSAEINTDLKTDQISTIISETMETRELRNTPTDNLITKTEKSCEREGEGYSGSEDSDSNQNDMQGVKIPIERRPYYESTEKYRKTLRLSSEQIASLNLKEGPNEVVFSVTTAYQGTTRCKCHIYRWRWDDKIVISDIDGTITKSDVLGHILPIVGKDWAQSGVAQLFTKIKNNGYKLLYLSARAIGQAKVTREYLKSIRQGDLSLPEGPLLLNPTSLISAFHREVIEKKPEEFKISCLSDIQALFPDGSKPFYAGYGNRINDVWAYRAVGIPIMRIFTINHRGELKHELTQTFQSSYSNMSVIVDHLFPAWREEAADEFSNFAYWREPILELPKLEAHFMQSQMV; encoded by the exons ATGTACAGTATGAACTACATCGGGAAATTTATTAGTAATTTTCGTGACTTTTACAATGAAATCAATGCTGCAACACTCACTGGTGCGATtgacgttgtcgtcgtcgaacAAGCGGATGGATCTTTTACCTGTTCACCGTTTCACGTTCGCTTCGGCAAACTTGGCGTTCTTCgttcgagagagaaagtg gTGGACATTGAAATAAATGGAGAACCAAGACAAATCCATATGAAACTGGGAGATTCTGGTGAAGCTTTTTTTGTCGAAGAAGTGAGTTCAAGCGGTTCACCTACTGACACAGAAATTCCACCTCACTTGGCTTGCTCGCCAATTCCCGATGACAACTGTTTTCCATCAAATAGATTTAATCCATTATCTGATCTTCCCCAAGAGCAGAGGGACAAGATACTCATAGATTCAGTTCTATCAATAGAGCGAGAAAAATGGGAGCAAATGTCTGCTTTGCCAcctgaagaaagagagagattcttaATTGAACAATTTTCTGATCTTCCTGCAGAACATCGTGAAAAATGGCTTCAAATTGCATCTTTGACACTGGAGGAACGAGatgaaatgtttaaacaaagTTTTGGTACTATATCTACTTTGCAAAAACAACAGATGATTCGTGAGCAATATTCCGCTTTAAAgttagaagaaaaggaaagattgtTTAAGGAAAACTTTCCGGAACTTCCTGCAGAACAAAGGCACAAGTTTGAGAAAGCATTATTAAGTGACTGGAAACAAAAGGATGATGAAAAATGGGAGAAcaaatctaatatattaaagactgacgaagaagaaatttttgatatGGATGGTATCAATGATGATGATTCACAACCTATAGCATCTGTACCAAAATCCTTTGTAGCTGTTACATCTGAGGATAAAATTCGTAAAATCAGTGTTGTAAAGAATGACTTTATACCTATATCTAATGACTCGCAGGATAATGACAAAGGAAAATCAAGTTATGAATCAAATTCATGTCTTAATAAGCAGAGGATTCGTAAAATTGGTGTTGTTTCTAATGACTTTATTCCTATAATGGATGATTCACAGAGAAGCAGTAAAGAAAAGTCAAGTGACGAATCAAACTCATCTTCGAATAAGAAACTCTCAAGAGATGAAACTGGCGAAGAAtctaaaatgaataattctactaagagaaagagaaagaggaagagcatcatgagaaagaagggatcgcaaagaaaaacaagtaaTGGTAGCAGCAGTCAAACTGAAATGAGTGAAACTGACATAACTGCTACAGAAGAATCTCATTGTGAATCT ACATTAAAGGGACCAAGTCCAGTAGTAGAAATTGATACAAAGGACTCTCCAGGACTTTTAACTTCTGAAGAAATTTTGGAAAAACGTCCAGAAactgattttcattttttcagtGATACAGAAATTACAAA GAACCAAGATTCTAGGCCATGTTCACCCGTACAGTCAGATACAGAATTTGAAATGCGTAAAATCACGCAAGAAGGTAGTGAACAAGAAGATGATAAAGCTCATCAACAAAGTTGGAAATGGGGCGAATTACCTAGTCCACCACCTGATTCCACTCATCCATCTCATAGGAATTCAGTAAATTCTTCGATTGTAACCCCTAAATCCAATGATA ATGCAAAAGTAGTAGATGAAGAAGACACTGAATCTGGTAATGGACCAAGTATTCCTCAGAGCCCTAATAGCGTTGAAGGAGCTATTGGCGGGCCAAAGTCGTTAGACAGTGATTTTGAAGAACCTAAAAATTCTGTATTTGACAGTAATTTTGAAATTAGCCTTTCTTTGTGCGGTGGTTTGGATAGCGAAAATGGTCCATCCAAAGAGGCATTTCACCAGAATTTACTTCATTATGAAGATATTTGCTCCGATccaaaattatatgataatccTAATTTGGtggtgaaaataaataataaatattataattggaCTACAGCGTGTCCAATTGTTATGACATATGCTGTCTTTCAAAGACATCTACCGCAGAATgctatagaaaatatatatgcgcAATACATGCCATTACTAATACATGGAGACAAAAAACAGCAAAGTACTGGAAAGGCTGAAGGTCGCACTGGTTACAGTTCATGGTTTTCATGGGGAAGATCTACTACTCAACCTAAAAAATCGCAGGAAATAAATCAAG TTGATGGACCATTAATTGGAGAACATTCTGAACAAGCAATTGAATGTAAAGAAACGAATGTGATAGAAGAAATACCATCTGCAGAAAT tAACACTGATCTTAAGACTGATCAAATCTCAACGATTATTTCTGAAACTATGGAAACACGTGAATTAAGAAATACACCTACTGATAATTTGATCACGAAGACTGAGAAATCATGTGAAAGAGAAGGCGAAGGATACAGCGGTAGTGAAGATTCCGATAGCAATCAAAATGATATGCAAGGTGTTAAAATACCAATAGAAAGAAGACCGTATTATGAGTCTactgaaaaatatcgaaaaactTTAAGACTGTCATCTGAACAGATT gcGAGTTTGAATTTAAAAGAGGGCCCTAATGAGGTAGTGTTCAGTGTTACGACTGCTTATCAAGGTACTACTCGTTGTAAATGTCACATCTATAGATGGAGATGGGatgataaaattgttatatcaGACATTGATGGCACTATTACAAAGTCTGACGTTCTTGGTCACATTTTACCAATAGTTGGCAAGGATTGGGCTCAGTCTGGAGTTGCTCAATTATTTACCAAGATTAAAAACAATGGTTATAAGTTATTGTATCTCTCAGCAAGAGCAATAGGTCAGGCTAAAGTCAcaagagaatatttaaaaagtataaggCAAGGAGATTTATCTCTTCCTGAGGGTCCTTTGCTTTTAAATCCGACCAGTTTAATTTCTGCATTCCATCGAGAAGTTATCGAAAAGAAACCggaagaatttaaaatatcttgtCTCAGTGATATTCAAGCACTATTTCCAGATGGCTCTAAACCATTCTATGCCGGTTATGGTAACCGTATTAAT gATGTTTGGGCATATAGAGCTGTAGGCATTCCTATTATGAGAATTTTTACCATAAACCATAGAGGAGAACTGAAACACGAATTGACACAAACATTCCAATCCTC ATATTCGAATATGAGCGTCATAGTAGATCATCTCTTCCCAGCTTGGCGTGAGGAAGCTGCAGATGAATTCAGTAACTTTGCATATTGGAGAGAACCAATTCTTGAATTACCTAAGCTTGAAGCCCACTTTATGCAGAGTCAGATGGTTTAA